One stretch of Miscanthus floridulus cultivar M001 chromosome 18, ASM1932011v1, whole genome shotgun sequence DNA includes these proteins:
- the LOC136520957 gene encoding ubiquitin-conjugating enzyme E2 22-like isoform X5: MATNENLPPNVIRQLAKELKNLDDSPPEGIKVSVNDDDFTTIFADIEGPAGTPYENGLFRMKLLLSRDFPHSPPKGFFLTKIFHPNIATSGEICVNTLKKDWNPGLGLRHVLLVVRCLLIEPFPESALNEQAGKMLLENYEEYARHARLYTGIHAIKPKNKSKSGVISESTTALNVGQSNVVLGENTPLASETISTSAAAKALGKNSLDQNAATSDPVVGASGVPKKDAPHAVKVVDKKKMDARKKSLKRL, from the exons GCAACCAACGAGAACCTCCCACCAAATGTGATCCGACAATTGGCTAAAGAATTGAAGAATCTTGATGACTCACCTCCAGAAGGGATCAAAGTTAGTGTTAATGATGATGACTTCACCACTATTTTTGCTGATATTGAGGGTCCGG CTGGAACTCCATACGAGAATGGATTATTCAGGATGAAGCTATTATTATCCCGTGACTTCCCTCATTCTCCTCCAAAAG GattctttttgaccaaaattttcCATCCAAACATAGCAACTAGTGGTGAGATATGTGTGAATACACTGAAGAAGGATTGGAATCCTGGTCTTGGATTAAGACATGTTCTGCTG GTAGTGAGATGCCTTCTGATTGAACCATTTCCTGAATCTGCCCTCAATGAACAAGCTGGAAAGATGTTACTTGAAAACTACGAGGAGTACGCACGGCATGCAAG GCTATACACTGGCATCCACGCAATTAAACCTAAGAACAAATCGAAGAGCGGAGTTATTTCTGAGTCAACCACAGCTCTAAATGTGGGCCAGTCCAATGTTGTTCTCGGTGAGAACACACCTTTGGCATCAGAAACGATATCTACCTCTGCTGCGGCCAAAGCATTAGGTAAAAACTCTCTGGATCAGAATGCTGCTACGTCTGATCCTGTTGTAGGAGCATCCGGCGTGCCCAAGAAGGATGCGCCACATGCCGTCAAAGTAGTTGATAAGAAGAAGATGGATGCAAGGAAGAAGAGCTTGAAGAGATTGTAA
- the LOC136520957 gene encoding ubiquitin-conjugating enzyme E2 22-like isoform X4 translates to MWMSLKATNENLPPNVIRQLAKELKNLDDSPPEGIKVSVNDDDFTTIFADIEGPAGTPYENGLFRMKLLLSRDFPHSPPKGFFLTKIFHPNIATSGEICVNTLKKDWNPGLGLRHVLLVVRCLLIEPFPESALNEQAGKMLLENYEEYARHARLYTGIHAIKPKNKSKSGVISESTTALNVGQSNVVLGENTPLASETISTSAAAKALGKNSLDQNAATSDPVVGASGVPKKDAPHAVKVVDKKKMDARKKSLKRL, encoded by the exons GAAGGCAACCAACGAGAACCTCCCACCAAATGTGATCCGACAATTGGCTAAAGAATTGAAGAATCTTGATGACTCACCTCCAGAAGGGATCAAAGTTAGTGTTAATGATGATGACTTCACCACTATTTTTGCTGATATTGAGGGTCCGG CTGGAACTCCATACGAGAATGGATTATTCAGGATGAAGCTATTATTATCCCGTGACTTCCCTCATTCTCCTCCAAAAG GattctttttgaccaaaattttcCATCCAAACATAGCAACTAGTGGTGAGATATGTGTGAATACACTGAAGAAGGATTGGAATCCTGGTCTTGGATTAAGACATGTTCTGCTG GTAGTGAGATGCCTTCTGATTGAACCATTTCCTGAATCTGCCCTCAATGAACAAGCTGGAAAGATGTTACTTGAAAACTACGAGGAGTACGCACGGCATGCAAG GCTATACACTGGCATCCACGCAATTAAACCTAAGAACAAATCGAAGAGCGGAGTTATTTCTGAGTCAACCACAGCTCTAAATGTGGGCCAGTCCAATGTTGTTCTCGGTGAGAACACACCTTTGGCATCAGAAACGATATCTACCTCTGCTGCGGCCAAAGCATTAGGTAAAAACTCTCTGGATCAGAATGCTGCTACGTCTGATCCTGTTGTAGGAGCATCCGGCGTGCCCAAGAAGGATGCGCCACATGCCGTCAAAGTAGTTGATAAGAAGAAGATGGATGCAAGGAAGAAGAGCTTGAAGAGATTGTAA
- the LOC136520957 gene encoding ubiquitin-conjugating enzyme E2 22-like isoform X3 produces the protein MAINWITFWGEHDSNDICMWMSLKATNENLPPNVIRQLAKELKNLDDSPPEGIKVSVNDDDFTTIFADIEGPAGTPYENGLFRMKLLLSRDFPHSPPKGFFLTKIFHPNIATSGEICVNTLKKDWNPGLGLRHVLLVVRCLLIEPFPESALNEQAGKMLLENYEEYARHARLYTGIHAIKPKNKSKSGVISESTTALNVGQSNVVLGENTPLASETISTSAAAKALGKNSLDQNAATSDPVVGASGVPKKDAPHAVKVVDKKKMDARKKSLKRL, from the exons GAAGGCAACCAACGAGAACCTCCCACCAAATGTGATCCGACAATTGGCTAAAGAATTGAAGAATCTTGATGACTCACCTCCAGAAGGGATCAAAGTTAGTGTTAATGATGATGACTTCACCACTATTTTTGCTGATATTGAGGGTCCGG CTGGAACTCCATACGAGAATGGATTATTCAGGATGAAGCTATTATTATCCCGTGACTTCCCTCATTCTCCTCCAAAAG GattctttttgaccaaaattttcCATCCAAACATAGCAACTAGTGGTGAGATATGTGTGAATACACTGAAGAAGGATTGGAATCCTGGTCTTGGATTAAGACATGTTCTGCTG GTAGTGAGATGCCTTCTGATTGAACCATTTCCTGAATCTGCCCTCAATGAACAAGCTGGAAAGATGTTACTTGAAAACTACGAGGAGTACGCACGGCATGCAAG GCTATACACTGGCATCCACGCAATTAAACCTAAGAACAAATCGAAGAGCGGAGTTATTTCTGAGTCAACCACAGCTCTAAATGTGGGCCAGTCCAATGTTGTTCTCGGTGAGAACACACCTTTGGCATCAGAAACGATATCTACCTCTGCTGCGGCCAAAGCATTAGGTAAAAACTCTCTGGATCAGAATGCTGCTACGTCTGATCCTGTTGTAGGAGCATCCGGCGTGCCCAAGAAGGATGCGCCACATGCCGTCAAAGTAGTTGATAAGAAGAAGATGGATGCAAGGAAGAAGAGCTTGAAGAGATTGTAA